The segment ATCATGCTTGATTGATCTAAAAGCATGATAAAAATCAGGCATGATTAGGGCAGGTCTGTTAAAAGCTGGAGGAACCTATGTCATCGGCTCCACTATTTAGCGATCGCACTCATGCCGGTGAGGAACTCGCTCAAGCGCTGCTTACCCAGATTGCTGAACTGGAAATGACGACGGGTGAGACTGTACCACCAATGGTGTATGCACTTCCCCGTGGCGGTATTCCTGTCGCCGTACCAATTGCTCGTCAGTTAAATTGTCCTCTGGATATCGTGGTGGCTAAAAAAATTACCACTCCCCAAAATCCGGAATTAGCCATTGGTGCTGTCACCTCAGACGGACAAGTGTTGTGGGCGCAACAACGGCTATGGAGGCGACTGAAGGCGAATCTGCGAGAAACCGCCCTGCGTCAGGCTCAAGATAAAGCTCAAGCTCAACTGGCTGAATTTACCCCAGGTTGTCCTCAGGTTAACCCCCAAGGAAAATTAGCCCTTTTGGTTGATGATGGGATTGCTACAGGGATGACCATAATCGCGGCAACTCAAGCGTTGAAAGAGCATCATCCTCACCAGATCTGGATTTGTACACCCGTCGCCCCAGCCGGACTAATCAAATATCTCGGTCATTTTTGCGATCGCTTGGTTATCCTGGAAACACCGGATAATTTTCTCAGTGTCAGCCGTTTCTATGAGGAATTTCCTCAGGTCAACACGGATGAGGCACTGGCTTATTTGCAAGAGTACAATCATCTTCCTTACCAACAGTAGCCCAATTCCTTCTCTTAATCAATAGTTCTAGCTATTCAACAACCCTGACTTAGCTATCGCTTGAAGTCAGGGATTGACGGACAAACGTCATTAAACGTTGAATACCGCGTAGAGTCTCAGCTTGGTACAGACATCCGGATATTTCCCTAGTCCGGATTACCTCTAAAACCTTTTGTCGGGTTGTTGTTAAGCCAAGACATCTTAGCTGAGATGGCGGGAAGGGACTACACACTTTTACTCGGAGGTTTATCACCATGTTACGAGTACCAGTTTTATCGAAATCAGGTAAACCGTTAATGCCTACAAAACCCAGCCGCGCTAGGCGTTGGTTGAGGGATGGTAAAGCTAAAGTAGTACATAACGACTTAGAATGTTTTGCCATTCAATTGACCTTTGAAACCCAAGAGAATACTCAACCCATAGCCATGGGTATAGACCCTGGTAAATGCTATTCGGGGATTGGGGTTCAATCGAGTCTCTTTACCCTTTGGATGGGACATCTGGTTCTACCGTTCAAGACGGTTAAGGAACGGATGGAATTACGGCGGGTCATGCGTCGAGCCAGACGGGGGAGACGGATTAACCGGAAGCTGCCTTACTCTAAACGCTGTCATCGTCAAGCTCGGTTTGATAATCGCAGGCAAGGCAAACTCCCACCGTCAATTCGAGCCAATAAGCAGCTAGAGTTACGGGTAGTCAAAGAACTGTTTAAGCTGTTCCCGATTAGTGCCATTCATTATGAGTTGGTCATGGCTGACGTAGATAAAACCAGTGGTCGTAAATCGGCTCGGTCTGGTATTGGATTCTCTCCAGTTATGGTAGGACAACGACAGATGCTCAACTGGCTATCTAAGTTAGCTCCTGTTGTTACCCACAAGGGGTGGCAACGGGATGGTAACGGAACCAGTCAGCTTAGACAATGGCTAGGATTAGCTAAGGACAAAAAGAACAAAGCTAATCAAACTCCAGCAACTCACGCTGTTGACGGTGTAACCTTAGCCGCGTTTGAGTTTACCCGATGGCAGGAATGGCACTCTGATAATGCCAAACATGGCGACTGGAGTGGTTATGTTCAAATCACACCTGCACCATTTGCGGTAATCCGTAGACCGCCAATTAGCCGTAGACAGTTACATTTATGTGTCCCTTCTAAAGGAGGTAAGCGGCGCAAGTATGGCGGCACAGTTACCCGCCATGGGTTTAGCAAAGGTGACAAAGTGATAGCCGAAAAAGCTGGGAAGACTTACGTCGGTTGGTGTTCTGGAGACACCGAGAGACAAGTTTCGGTCAGTGACGCCAACTGGAAACGGTTGGGACAGTTCACTGCATCCAAAGTCCAATTGTTGCAGCGAAGCACGGGGTTAATCGTTCGCCGCCAAGCGAAGTCGAAATGTCGTGCCTTCAACTGGATTGTCAAATCTCCCCTTATTGAAAGGGTCGATTTGACCTCTATCCCTCTCCACCCTGCTTCGCTGAGGGTGGAGTCTCACGCGAAATACGATGAGTTTTTTCACGAGACATTTACAATTCTGTTGGCGCACGCTGGTGCTTTCCACCCAACAAAATCCACCGGAGTCGATCGAACATTTGATGGTATTGTTAACCCTGGCTTTGGGGTTAAATTGGGTCTTTCAACCGGACTGGCAATACCTTGTCCTCAGTTCTAGCTTTGCGATTGGTGCAGCCGCATCCATGTGGGTTAGGGAAGCATTTGTCCCGTCACCGCGTCCGCGTGTAGCTATGGTTGTCGCGATTACGGTTTTGCTTCTCTATAGCGTCTATGCCTTTGCCAATGTTGCTTATGACGTAGCAATCAGTTAAGGCGACGGCTGGTGTAAAATTAAACGATTGCCATTGGGGTCGTAAGCGTAGATTTCCCGCCCATGGGACGCGACGATGATTTCGCCCGGTGGCGGATATCCCATGTTACTCAACTGTGCGATCGCGGCGTCTAAGTCATCAACGTCTAAACACAAACTCAACCCACTTTGCTCAGACTGCTCAAATTCCTGTCGATGATTATCTCTGGGCTTAAATAATCCGAGTCGCAATCCAGGTAGCTGAAACTCAGCATAGGTATTGGGACTATGGCAATGGGGAGATTTAGCGAGTAATTGACTATAAAATTCAACCAGTGGCTCGATATTCGTCGCCGCAATGGTAACCCAAGCCGTATGCAAGTGAAATTTCATCCCTATCCCTAAGTCCCTGAATAGAAATTCTGTCGGGCGGAATTAAAAATTGTAAAAACCCTCAATCCCTTGTCCCGTTCCCTGTTCCCTGTTAAGAGTTCCCCATTCCAGAGAAATTAATCCCCATCATTCCCGAAACCCCTACAATAAGATGAGTAATTCCTTTGAAGACACCAAGCCTGAGTATGCCCAAAACCGTTGCCGAAGTCATGAGCCGTGACCCGATCACGGTTTCCCCCCAAACGCCCATCAGAGAGGCGATGAAAATTCTTGCCGAACGACGGATCAGTGGTTTGCTGGTGGTCAATGATGTCGGCAAATTGGTGGGCATTATTTCAGAAACAGATTTGTTGTGGCAACAGACAGGAGTCGAACCCCCAGTTTACATCGTATTTCTAGATAGTGTAATTTATCTAGAAAACCCAGCCCGCTACGAAGAAGAACTACACAAAGCTCTAGGGCAAACCGTTGGCGAAGTTATGACCCACGCACCCGTAGTTGTCAAGCCCGATCAACCCTTACGCAAAGCCGCGAAACTGATGCAGGACAAATCCCTGCGCCGTCTAGCGGTGACTGACAACCAGGGGAAAGTGATTGGTGTCCTCACGGCGGGAGATATTGTGCGGGCAATGATTGCTGAACTGGACGAGTCATAATCTAATCAACCCACCGTCAATTTTAATTTTGTCCGATTACTTATTACTTAATACGTTACAAATGACTGTTTCTCGTGAGTCTGTTCAACAGTTGCTGAGTTCCGAGGACTTTGGCAACCGCCTGAGTGGGGTAAATCTACTACGCCAGCTAGAACCATCGATAGCTTATGAATTAATCCAGCCGATTGTGACTGACGGCAATGCTCGGGTTCGGTACGCCGCTGTTAGCCAGCTTGATACCCTTGGGGATCAGGATTTATCACTCACCTTAACCCTATTGCGCGATCGCCTCTTGAACGACTCAGAACCCGATGTCCAAGCCGCCGCTGCTGACGCTTTGGGTGCCCTGAAGATGACGGAGGCGTTTGAGGAGATGAAACAGTTATACCACCAATCATCGGAATGGTTATTACAGTTTAGTATTGTTGCGGCATTAGGCGAACTCGCTGATCCGCGTGCGTTTCCCCTCTTAGAAGAAGCACTTTCCTCCGAAACCAGCTTGATTCAAACCGCCGCGATTAGTTCATTAGGAGAACTGGGTGATCCCCGTGCTGTGCCATTATTAGTTCCCTTTGCCACCGACTCTGACTGGCAAGTGCGTTACCGAGTCGCCCAGGCGCTCAAACCCTTCGATACTTCAGAGGCTCGAGCCGCCTTAGAAGCGTTAGCCAATGACTCGGTTGAGCAAGTGGCTCAGGAAGCCAAACGAAATTTATGATAGGTGGACACAATTAAAGTTAAAGGTGGAGATCGTCATACTCGCTCCCTTGAGAAGCAAGCTACGTCATTCGTCATACTTCGGGGTTCATCAATCAACAACTTTCACGAGTCCACGATGCACCCCATAGATCAGCCGCATTAAGATAGCTTCATCATTACTTGTGAAAGAATTGTCCCAAGGCGCTGTCATCAATTCACGCCAGTCAGACAAACTAATCTGACCCTTACACATGATGTCAGCAAATAGTGGTGCCAAACAGCATCGGCTCAAGGTTTGTTCGTCTAGAGGAGCTTGTTCAGTCGCATTCATAGCTGTTGGGTTGACTTTCAATGATCACATCAATTGTACTCAC is part of the Coleofasciculus chthonoplastes PCC 7420 genome and harbors:
- a CDS encoding phosphoribosyltransferase, translated to MSSAPLFSDRTHAGEELAQALLTQIAELEMTTGETVPPMVYALPRGGIPVAVPIARQLNCPLDIVVAKKITTPQNPELAIGAVTSDGQVLWAQQRLWRRLKANLRETALRQAQDKAQAQLAEFTPGCPQVNPQGKLALLVDDGIATGMTIIAATQALKEHHPHQIWICTPVAPAGLIKYLGHFCDRLVILETPDNFLSVSRFYEEFPQVNTDEALAYLQEYNHLPYQQ
- a CDS encoding CBS domain-containing protein, encoding MPKTVAEVMSRDPITVSPQTPIREAMKILAERRISGLLVVNDVGKLVGIISETDLLWQQTGVEPPVYIVFLDSVIYLENPARYEEELHKALGQTVGEVMTHAPVVVKPDQPLRKAAKLMQDKSLRRLAVTDNQGKVIGVLTAGDIVRAMIAELDES
- a CDS encoding RRXRR domain-containing protein, with amino-acid sequence MLRVPVLSKSGKPLMPTKPSRARRWLRDGKAKVVHNDLECFAIQLTFETQENTQPIAMGIDPGKCYSGIGVQSSLFTLWMGHLVLPFKTVKERMELRRVMRRARRGRRINRKLPYSKRCHRQARFDNRRQGKLPPSIRANKQLELRVVKELFKLFPISAIHYELVMADVDKTSGRKSARSGIGFSPVMVGQRQMLNWLSKLAPVVTHKGWQRDGNGTSQLRQWLGLAKDKKNKANQTPATHAVDGVTLAAFEFTRWQEWHSDNAKHGDWSGYVQITPAPFAVIRRPPISRRQLHLCVPSKGGKRRKYGGTVTRHGFSKGDKVIAEKAGKTYVGWCSGDTERQVSVSDANWKRLGQFTASKVQLLQRSTGLIVRRQAKSKCRAFNWIVKSPLIERVDLTSIPLHPASLRVESHAKYDEFFHETFTILLAHAGAFHPTKSTGVDRTFDGIVNPGFGVKLGLSTGLAIPCPQF
- a CDS encoding VOC family protein is translated as MKFHLHTAWVTIAATNIEPLVEFYSQLLAKSPHCHSPNTYAEFQLPGLRLGLFKPRDNHRQEFEQSEQSGLSLCLDVDDLDAAIAQLSNMGYPPPGEIIVASHGREIYAYDPNGNRLILHQPSP
- the nblB gene encoding phycobilisome degradation protein NblB, whose protein sequence is MTVSRESVQQLLSSEDFGNRLSGVNLLRQLEPSIAYELIQPIVTDGNARVRYAAVSQLDTLGDQDLSLTLTLLRDRLLNDSEPDVQAAAADALGALKMTEAFEEMKQLYHQSSEWLLQFSIVAALGELADPRAFPLLEEALSSETSLIQTAAISSLGELGDPRAVPLLVPFATDSDWQVRYRVAQALKPFDTSEARAALEALANDSVEQVAQEAKRNL